The region CATGACCAGCATGGCCGAGGCGCCGTCGGAGAGTTGCGACGAGGTCCCGGCAGTGACCTGACCGTTTTTGGGGTCGAACACCGGGCGCAGTTGGGCGAGCCCCTCCACCGTCGTGTCCGCGCGGATCGTTTCGTCCTCCGCCACCATGATGGGAAAGCCATCCTCATTGTGTCCGGCGACCGGGACAATTTCCCGCGCGAAACTGCCTCTGGCCTGCGCCGCTGCGGCACGCTGGTGCGAACGCGCACCAAACTCGTCCATCTGAACACGGGTAATGCCGTGAAGGCGCGCCAGATACTCGGCGGTAACCCCCATATTCCCTGCCGCCTTGGCCACCGACAGCCCCAACAGGGGGTTCGGGTCAATAGCCTCGTACATCGGGAGGTGTCCCAGATGTTCCACACCGCCAATCACGTAAACATCTCCCAGACCCGCGCGAATATTGGCCGTTGCGGTATGCAGAGCCGCCATCGACGAGCCGCACAGACGATTGACGGTTTGCGCCGGCACCGAGTGTGGCAGACCGGCCCGCAGCCAGATATTCCGCGCGATATTGAACGCCTGCTCCTCGCGCTGCAGCACACAACCCCAGATAAAGTCATCGACGGTCTCCGGCTCCAGTGCCGGATAGCGGGACAACAGTGCGAGAATCAGGGTAGAGGATATGTCATCCGCCCGGCTGAAGCGGAAACATCCGTTTTTGGAGCGCCCCATGGCGCTGCGAGCGTAATCGACAATAACCGCGTCTCGGTGATGCAAGGTCATTGGGCACCTCCCTGAGGGGGAACAACAGGATAGAAAGACTCACCACCTTCGACCCGACGCAGGAGCCCATCGGGCAATTCATACAGCGGGCTCAGGTCAGCCCAGGGCTCAGCCATGGCCCGAAAGCCATCGGCACCGACGGTGTCGACCCAGCGCAGAGGTCCGCCACGAAATGGGGGGAAACCGGTGCCATATACCATGGCCATATCGGCCTCTGCCGGCGAAGCCACAATTCCCTCATCCAGACAGCGCACCAGTTCGGTCACCATCGGAACCATCATCCGGGCCACAATGGCCTCATCCGACAGCTCGGTATCGCTCAGGGCTCCCAGCGAATCACGGGCCCGGGAACTCGACTGTTTTTGCGGACGCCCTTTCCTGTCGTCGACGTAGTCGTAAAAGCCGCCGCCGTTTTTTTGCCCCAGTCGGCCGCCGTCAAACAGCACTTCGGTGCAGGAGGTGAAATCACGCCGGAGTCGATCCGGATAGGCATCAGCCATCACCTGCTCGGCATGAATGGCCGTATCCAGTCCAACCACGTCAAGTAGATAGGCGGGCCCCATCGGCCAACCCCAGCG is a window of Marinimicrobium sp. C6131 DNA encoding:
- the fadA gene encoding acetyl-CoA C-acyltransferase FadA, yielding MTLHHRDAVIVDYARSAMGRSKNGCFRFSRADDISSTLILALLSRYPALEPETVDDFIWGCVLQREEQAFNIARNIWLRAGLPHSVPAQTVNRLCGSSMAALHTATANIRAGLGDVYVIGGVEHLGHLPMYEAIDPNPLLGLSVAKAAGNMGVTAEYLARLHGITRVQMDEFGARSHQRAAAAQARGSFAREIVPVAGHNEDGFPIMVAEDETIRADTTVEGLAQLRPVFDPKNGQVTAGTSSQLSDGASAMLVMSAERAQALGLTPLARVVSMGLAGVDPSIMGYGPVPATRKALDSANLTMEDIECVELNEAFAAQALPVLKDLGLLDDLDQRVNLNGGAIALGHPFGCSGTRITGALLTAMTEQDMTLGVATMCIGLGQGISTVIERIN